The genomic interval CTCAAGGTCTATCCTAGGCTTTTGGTAGAAACCCTCAAAATTGGACGCGGTGACCAGTTTTATGAGATTTAAATAGCCGTCGGTATTTTTGGCAAGGAGTGTAATGTGGAAAGGGGACCTGTCCTCTTTTGTGGACTTGTCGAACCTGGTGCGGGGAGCCAGATAGGCTTCGCAACCGATCACGGGATGGATGCCTTCTTTTTTTGCCGCCATAAAGAACTTTACCGCGGCGTACATGTTGCCGTGGTCCGTTATGGCAACAGCATCCATCCCTAACCGTTTTACCGCCCTTACTATATCCTCGACCCGGCTCGCCCCGTCAAGAAGACTGAATTCGCTGTGAACATGGAGATGAGCAAAATCCTTTGGACTGAAAGACATTTATTTTGCCGCTCCGATCCTGAACATCTTTGTCCCGCAGGTCGGGCAGGCGCCCGAAGTGGCGGGTTTGCCGTTCTTAAGTTTCACTTCCTTGCAATCCTTCATCTCTTTCTTGCACTTGCATTTTACGCAGTACGCTTCCATCACATCACCCCCTTTGCTCTGATATTTTAGCACACTATCCAAAGAACCAATGATACTATAGAGCTGAAGTTGGGGCAAGGGCTTACGGCTGAAGGCAGCCAAGGGTGTAGGGTCAAGGGTATAGTAGACGGTTTTCCGGCTTGACCCTTGCCCCTTGACCCTAATCAAGCACTGCTATCTTTCCTCTCCCCAATACCTTGGCACCTGCAACTATTCTGAACGGGTATATCCCGTTCCCTACTGTACTCCCAAAGTCATCCTTGCCGTCCCACTCAACCTCATTGTACCCTGCTTTCCCTCCCATACTCCCGGTTGAGTAGCTCCTCTTCCACACCAAGGCTCCTCTTACATCAAAGACATACACCAATATATTGCTGTCCACTGTAAGGTTGTATGTTATCTTTGTTGTCCCTGTCGTTGTATTGAATGGATTCGGGTAATTAAGAGGTGCCCCTATTATCTCTGCCTCAGACCCTGCTCTTACCTCAAGGTCGGTTGCCTCATAGGTTGCCCAGTTCCCCAGATAGTCCGATACCTCTATCTTAAGGTCATACTTGCCAGGTACCAGTTCGTTCTTAACTTTGAATGTGAATATGCCTGTGGTTGAATTATATGAATCAGTAGAAGCATCAAATAAGGCATATGTATACAGTGTTGAGCCAAGGGTTATCTTAAGATTATCTATATACACTCCTCCAACAGTTCCTGAGCCTGATAGTTTTGCTTTAAGTATGGGAATAGAATTAATGGCATCTCCTGACACCACTCCTGCCTCGTTTATTTTGACATCTGAGATAACGGGTTTAGTGGTGTTCAGATCGTATATAAGGACGCGGTTGTTAGATGCGTCACCTATAAACAGTTTTGCCCCGTCCACAAAAATGTTAAACGGGCCGGACAAGGTTTTTGAGGAAATGCCGCCGTTATTTGCCGTATTGGATGTCATGTCCGGCTGCCCGATCACTAGATCCGCCGCAGCATAATTTGTTGCCGGGATCGTGTTGTAAACCAGTGCCCTGTTGTTCCCGGAATCAGCTATGAATAATCTTGCGCCATCCGTAAAAATACTATACGGATGAGACATGCTTTTTGCGGAAATACCTCCATTATTTTCCGTGTTGGATGTCATGTCCGGCTGCCCGATCACTAGATCCGCCGCGGCATAATTTGTTGCCGGGATCGTGTTATAGATCAGCACTCTGTGATTTCGATCATCGGTCACAAATAATTTTGTGCCGTCTGTATATACACATGTGGGATTATACATACTTTTCTCCGAGATACCGCCGTAATTTTCCTCATTGGTTGTCATGTTTGGCTGTCCCAGCACAACATCTGCGGCAGCGTGATCTGTTGTAGGGATCGTGTTGTAAATAAGCACCCTGTTATTTAAATAATCGGCCACAAATAGTTTTGTGCCGTCGCTGCAAACACTGTATGGATAATATAAACCGGTCGCCGAAACACTGCCGCCGTCATTTGCGGCATTTGAGCCCATGGAAGATTGTCCTATAACTACATCTGCCGCGGCATGGGTTGTTGCAGGAATAGTATTGTAGATCAATATCCTGTGGTTGTTATTATCTGCTACAAAAAATTTAGAGCCGGTATTGTAGACACTTACCGGAATTGCTAAGCTGTTCGAGGAGACACCTCCGTTATTTGCTGTATTGGATGTCATGTCCGGCTGCCCAAGCGCCGCATCAGCCACCTGGTTGTCGGTTAAAGGTATTGAGTTGAAGATCAAAACCCTGTTATTGCGGCAATCGGCGACAAATAGTTTTGAGTCGATAACCCGTAAGCCCATGGGCTGGTAAAAACTCCCCGACATAACAACATCCGACTGGTTTATCTGATTATGCGTAAAATCCGGTT from Candidatus Margulisiibacteriota bacterium carries:
- a CDS encoding DUF5679 domain-containing protein — translated: MEAYCVKCKCKKEMKDCKEVKLKNGKPATSGACPTCGTKMFRIGAAK